One segment of Apus apus isolate bApuApu2 chromosome 1, bApuApu2.pri.cur, whole genome shotgun sequence DNA contains the following:
- the SUCLA2 gene encoding succinate--CoA ligase [ADP-forming] subunit beta, mitochondrial: MAASIICSRGAAGLRGSGLRAALGSATAKVLGGSPGILNNHGFQVQQQQQRRLSLHEYLSMGLLQEAGISVPHGLVARTPDEAYKIAKEIGSKDLVVKAQVLAGGRGKGTFEGGLKGGVKIVFSPEEAKDISSKMIGKKLFTKQTGEKGRICNQVFICERRYPRREYYFAITMERSFQGPVLIGSSQGGVNIEDVAAENPDAIIKEPIDIVEGIKKEQAVRLAQKMGFPSNLVDEAAENMIKLYNLFLKYDATMIEINPMVEDASGVVMCMDAKINFDSNSAYRQKKIFDMQDWTQEDQRDKDAAKADLNYIGLDGSIGCLVNGAGLAMATMDIIKLHGGTPANFLDVGGGATVQQVTEAFKLITSDKKVLAILVNIFGGIMRCDVIAQGIVMAVKDLDLKIPIVVRLQGTRVDDAKALITASGLKILACDDLDEAAKMVVKLSEIVSLAKQAQVDVKFQLPI; the protein is encoded by the exons gtacTTGGTGGAAGTCCAGGAATACTCAATAATCATGGATTTCAggtgcaacaacaacaacagaggAGGCTGTCTCTGCATGAATACCTGAGCATGGGACTCTTGCAGGAGGCTGGCATTTCTGTTCCACATGGACTAGTAGCCAGGACACCAGATGAAGCTTacaaaatagcaaaagaaaTAG GTTCAAAGGACCTTGTGGTAAAAGCACAGGTTTTAGCTGGTGGTAGAGGAAAAGGAACATTTGAAGGTGGCCTCAAGGGAGGAGTGAAAATAGTTTTTTC TCCAGAAGAAGCAAAAGATATCTCCTCCAAAATGATTGGAAAGAAGTTGTTTACCAAGCAGACAGGAGAAAAGGGCAGGATATGCAATCAAGTATTTATCTGTGAGCGCAGATATCCCAGGAGAGAATACTATTTTGCAATAACAATGGAAAGGTCGTTTCAA GGTCCTGTGCTGATAGGCAGTTCTCAGGGTGGTGTTAATATTGAAGATGTTGCTGCAGAGAATCCTGATGCGATAATTAAGGAACCCATTGATATAGTAGAAGGCATAAAAAAGGAGCAAGCTGTTAGG CTTGCCCAAAAAATGGGATTTCCTTCGAATCTCGTGGatgaagcagctgaaaataTGATCAAATTATATAATCTCTTTCTGAAATATGATGCTACCATGATAGAAATAAATCCTATGGTGGAAGATGCATCAGGAGTtg tgaTGTGTATGGATGCAAAGATCAACTTTGACAGTAATTCAGCCTATCGGCAGAAGAAGATCTTTGATATGCAGGATTGGACGCAGGAGGATCAAAGAGACAAGGATGCTGCAAAGGCAGATCTCAACTATATAGGATTGGATGGAAGCATAGGCTGCTTAG TTAATGGTGCTGGCTTAGCTATGGCCACAATGGATATAATTAAACTTCACGGCGGAACTCCGGCAAACTTCCTGGATGTTGGTGGTGGTGCTACAGTGCAGCAAGTGACAGAAGCCTTTAAGCTTATTACCTCTGATAAAAAG GTACTGGCTATTCTGGTAAATATTTTTGGTGGCATAATGCGATGTGATGTGATAGCACAAGGCATCGTTATGGCAGTGAAGGATTTGGATCTCAAGATACCTATTGTGGTACGGTTGCAAG GTACACGAGTTGATGATGCCAAAGCTTTAATAACAGCAAGTGGCCTCAAAATCCTTGCATGTGATGACTTGGATGAAGCTGCAAAAATG gTGGTGAAACTCTCTGAAATAGTAAGCTTAGCAAAACAAGCTCAGGTGGATGTTAAATTTCAGTTGCCAATTTGA